The Algihabitans albus genomic sequence AGGCAAGGGCCGAGGCGCTTGGCGCCCGTTCGGCCTGATCGCTGGCCGCGATGATCATCGGCATCGGCAGCGATCTGATCGACATTCGACGGGTCGAAAAGACGCTGGAGCGCTTCGGAAGCCGTTTCACTCAGCGGGTTTTCACAGACTCCGAGATCGCCAAGGCGGAACGGCGGCGGCTCGCGGCCGCGACCTATGCCAAGCGCTTTGCGGCCAAGGAGGCCTGCGCCAAGGCCTTGGGAACCGGCGTGCCGCGCCGCGGCGTGCACTGGAAGCACATGGGGGTGGTCAACCTTCCCAGCGGCAAGCCGACCATGGCCTTGACGGGAGGCGCGGCTGTGCGCCTCGCCGAGTTGCTGCCGCCCGGCACCCAGGCCCAGATCGACGTCACCATCACGGACGACTACCCGCTGGCTCAGGCGATGGTGATCATCTCAGCGGTTCCGTCCGACGACGACTAGCGCTATATGCTGCCCGGCCGTTCGGGCAATCCTCATCGAACACCGTCCCTCATCTAACCCCAGGCAGCGAGTAGCGAATTTCTATGGCCAAGGCGAACAAGAGCGCCGGCGAAGGATTTTGGGATACGGTTCGCACGATCATCTATGCCGTGCTGATCGCGCTGACTCTGCGCACCTTCGCCTACGAGCCCTTCAACATTCCCTCCGGCTCGATGCTGCCGACCCTGCTGATCGGCGATTACCTCTTCGTTTCGAAGTTTTCCTACGGCTATAGCCGTCATTCGCTGCCCTGGGGGATCATCCCCTTCGAAGGGCGGGTGCTCGGCAGTGAGGTTGAGCGCGGCGACGTCGCGGTCTTCAAGCTGCCGACCGATAATCGTACGGACTACATCAAGCGGATCGTCGGTCTGCCCGGCGACCGCATCCAGGTCGTCGGCGGCATCCTGACCATCAACGGAACGCCGGTGAAGCGCGA encodes the following:
- the acpS gene encoding holo-ACP synthase, which produces MIIGIGSDLIDIRRVEKTLERFGSRFTQRVFTDSEIAKAERRRLAAATYAKRFAAKEACAKALGTGVPRRGVHWKHMGVVNLPSGKPTMALTGGAAVRLAELLPPGTQAQIDVTITDDYPLAQAMVIISAVPSDDD
- the lepB gene encoding signal peptidase I; amino-acid sequence: MAKANKSAGEGFWDTVRTIIYAVLIALTLRTFAYEPFNIPSGSMLPTLLIGDYLFVSKFSYGYSRHSLPWGIIPFEGRVLGSEVERGDVAVFKLPTDNRTDYIKRIVGLPGDRIQVVGGILTINGTPVKRERVAESVVPGTAGTITEYIETLPNGRRHLIWERSDDMPFDNTPVYQVPQGHYFAMGDNRDSSQDSRAQRLVGFVPRENLVGRAEFLFFSYDGSARLWEVWKWPFAIRWSRLFDGIR